The Chlamydia trachomatis A/HAR-13 nucleotide sequence TGGGAGAGGGGTTCTCTGGGTTTTCGATGGTGTCGTTATTTCTAACGAACAAGTAAGGAGTAGGAATTCATGTCTTCTTTACGGATTGCTAGAAGTTGCTCTTTCAAGCAGAAAACTCTTTTGGCTGCCCTAGTTTTCTTTGGACTAGGTGCGTCTCAGGTATGCGCTACTCCTTCTAATTCCAGAGAGATTGCTTGGTATGTAGATTATCAAGAAGCTAGGGACGAGAGTAGAGAGAAAGATTTGCCCATGTTGTTGTTTTTCTCTGGCTCTGATTGGAATGGTAGTTGTATGAAAATCCGTGATGAAGTGCTAAGCTCGTCGGATTTCATCTCAGCTGTTGCTGACCAATTTGTGTGCGTAGTTGTCGATTTCCCTCGTCATACAGAGTTGCGAGATCCTCTCATAAACGAGCAAAATGAAGATTTAAAGAATAGACTGCATGTCAATACCTTCCCTAGTTTGGTATTGTTGTCCCCCGAAGAACGAGCGATTTATAAGATCGAAAGTTTTGGAAATGAAAATGGATCGAATCTAGGAGAGAGCTTGTGCAGAGTCATTGCTAATGACCAGGAACTAGAACAAGTTTTCCCATTCATCCCTACACTATCTTCGGTAGAGTTACGAAAATACTATCAGCTCGCTGAAGAGCTATCGCGAAAAGATTTCATGGCAACAGCTCTTGAGCAGGGGGTGTTGTGCGATGATAGCTTTTTCCTATCCGAGAAGTTTCGGCAGCTCGTTGAAGCGGGTAGAATGGATTCAGAGGAGTGTCGTGCTGTGAAGAATCGGTTGCTAGAATTAGATCCTGAGAATGAGCAGCTCACGCATTTCACAGTGGCTTTAATTGAATTTCAAGAG carries:
- a CDS encoding thioredoxin family protein, with the translated sequence MSSLRIARSCSFKQKTLLAALVFFGLGASQVCATPSNSREIAWYVDYQEARDESREKDLPMLLFFSGSDWNGSCMKIRDEVLSSSDFISAVADQFVCVVVDFPRHTELRDPLINEQNEDLKNRLHVNTFPSLVLLSPEERAIYKIESFGNENGSNLGESLCRVIANDQELEQVFPFIPTLSSVELRKYYQLAEELSRKDFMATALEQGVLCDDSFFLSEKFRQLVEAGRMDSEECRAVKNRLLELDPENEQLTHFTVALIEFQELAKRSQGQSHVNVAEVIAPLAEYLTQFREQDKENQWRLEMIISQYYLDAGLPNSALEHAKIAFESAPQDIQSSISRSLVHIEHQS